A single window of Elusimicrobiota bacterium DNA harbors:
- a CDS encoding class I SAM-dependent methyltransferase, whose amino-acid sequence MPFLRQIPGWQKARVLDVGCGAGSFLYALREFGMRDLLGVDPFNEADMEYRNGLLIQKREVFDVDGLWDIVTFHHSFEHIPDPVLTLKAVSGLLADGGLCVIRMPMVPSYAWDHYGVNWVQLDAPRHFFIHSTKSLSLVAQGGHGHREGDP is encoded by the coding sequence GTGCCATTTCTTCGACAGATTCCGGGCTGGCAAAAGGCGCGGGTGTTGGATGTGGGTTGCGGAGCCGGTTCCTTTCTGTACGCCTTGCGCGAGTTCGGCATGAGGGATCTCCTAGGCGTCGATCCGTTCAATGAAGCCGATATGGAGTATAGGAACGGATTGCTGATTCAAAAGCGGGAGGTTTTTGATGTCGATGGGTTATGGGATATCGTGACTTTTCATCACTCCTTTGAACACATTCCCGATCCGGTTTTGACTTTGAAAGCCGTTTCCGGTCTTTTGGCGGATGGGGGACTCTGTGTGATTCGGATGCCGATGGTTCCCTCCTATGCGTGGGACCATTATGGTGTGAATTGGGTTCAGCTCGACGCGCCCAGGCATTTTTTCATTCACTCGACCAAAAGTCTGTCCCTGGTAGCGCAAGGCGGGCATGGTCATCGAGAAGGTGATCCATGA
- a CDS encoding oligosaccharide flippase family protein, translating to MTVGFGVSRTLTVIINLSAGRLLGPHDFGLYNLGVAISGGMLPVLSWGMGPANARFASAHGSRARDIHSTAILLQGILLLFGLALVLALRPALVSWLRISGWLFNGALALGVGQAVFLFVVSVSQVESRFRERAVVEALFAFVFGAVFAALFISGTEDYRSILYALSAGYGMVGVGVLFRERARWAGGFSREWAPRLLGFGVYWMVDMVSFFMQALFLRLLTKRFLPASDVGIISLTAWPRFPPR from the coding sequence GTGACCGTTGGATTCGGAGTTTCGCGGACCCTGACGGTCATCATCAATTTATCCGCGGGACGTCTCCTGGGCCCCCATGATTTTGGTTTGTACAATCTCGGTGTGGCAATCTCCGGTGGGATGCTTCCGGTTTTGTCGTGGGGGATGGGACCGGCCAACGCGCGGTTCGCTTCGGCTCATGGTTCCCGCGCGCGGGACATCCACTCGACCGCCATCTTACTCCAGGGAATTCTTCTCCTGTTTGGCCTCGCCCTGGTCCTTGCTCTCCGCCCCGCTCTCGTTTCGTGGCTCCGCATTTCTGGGTGGCTGTTCAACGGGGCGCTCGCCCTGGGCGTTGGGCAAGCGGTTTTTCTTTTCGTCGTTTCAGTCAGTCAGGTGGAATCCCGCTTTCGGGAAAGGGCAGTGGTGGAGGCTTTGTTCGCTTTCGTGTTCGGCGCCGTGTTTGCTGCCTTGTTCATCTCTGGGACGGAGGATTATCGGTCAATCTTGTACGCGTTGAGCGCGGGCTATGGTATGGTCGGCGTGGGGGTCTTGTTTAGGGAGAGGGCCCGGTGGGCGGGTGGATTCTCACGGGAATGGGCGCCGCGGTTATTAGGGTTCGGGGTCTATTGGATGGTGGATATGGTCAGTTTCTTCATGCAGGCGCTCTTTTTACGCCTATTGACCAAACGGTTTCTCCCGGCGTCAGACGTCGGGATCATCAGTCTTACAGCTTGGCCTCGGTTTCCGCCGCGGTGA